A single window of Alkalispirochaeta americana DNA harbors:
- a CDS encoding glutamate synthase subunit beta yields the protein MGKPTGFMEYSRKVAGSVPPGQRLEGFYEFKSPLDRKDQEEQGARCMDCGVPFCQSDYGCPVDNLIPEWNDLIYHGRWEEAFYRLMKTNNFPEYTGRVCPAPCEHACVLAMNDPAVTIKENEAAIIDWGYEAGLMTPRIPAVRTGKSVAIVGSGPAGLAAADQLNQAGHQVTMFERADRPGGLLMYGIPAMKLDKKLVQRRNNLLQAEGVIFRTGVDVGRDVSLKELQREYDAVLLACGATKPRDLPVAGRDLSGVTFAMDYLTLSTRRVLDSSWSIPEELSAQGKRVVVIGGGDTGNDCLGTALRQGCSSVLNLEILPQPPLDRTREMPWPAFARTLKSDYGHEEASATFGDDPRLFSRRTLRFVGDKIGRLRGVETIQVRWEKEPGETPRPVDLAGTEEVHPADMVLLALGFVGPEEYLVGDFPLDRDGRGNFQAEEGHFLSSKPGIFVAGDARRGQSLVVWAIKEGRGAAREIDRYLMGFSELP from the coding sequence ATGGGTAAGCCCACCGGTTTCATGGAATATTCCCGGAAGGTGGCTGGTTCTGTTCCTCCCGGGCAACGTCTGGAAGGGTTCTACGAGTTCAAGAGTCCCCTGGATCGGAAAGACCAGGAAGAGCAGGGTGCCCGGTGCATGGATTGCGGGGTTCCCTTCTGCCAGTCTGACTATGGGTGTCCTGTAGATAATCTTATTCCCGAATGGAACGACCTCATCTATCACGGGCGGTGGGAAGAGGCGTTTTACCGGTTAATGAAAACGAACAATTTTCCCGAATATACCGGGAGAGTCTGTCCTGCTCCCTGTGAGCACGCCTGCGTGCTTGCCATGAACGATCCTGCTGTAACGATAAAGGAAAACGAAGCGGCGATCATCGACTGGGGCTACGAGGCGGGCCTCATGACGCCCCGTATTCCTGCTGTCCGCACGGGGAAGAGCGTTGCGATTGTGGGAAGCGGTCCGGCCGGTCTCGCCGCTGCGGATCAGTTGAATCAGGCCGGTCATCAGGTAACGATGTTCGAGCGGGCAGACCGCCCCGGGGGATTGCTTATGTACGGAATCCCCGCCATGAAACTCGATAAAAAGCTGGTTCAGCGTCGCAATAATCTGCTCCAGGCCGAGGGGGTAATATTTCGCACCGGCGTGGATGTGGGGCGTGATGTGTCCCTGAAAGAACTTCAGCGGGAGTATGACGCCGTGCTTCTTGCCTGCGGGGCCACCAAGCCCAGGGATCTGCCTGTGGCCGGGAGAGACCTGTCGGGGGTAACCTTCGCCATGGACTATCTTACCCTTTCCACCCGCCGGGTTCTTGATTCATCCTGGAGCATCCCCGAAGAGCTTTCGGCGCAGGGTAAACGGGTTGTGGTTATCGGCGGAGGCGATACCGGGAACGATTGTCTTGGTACGGCTCTGCGTCAGGGCTGTTCTTCAGTTCTGAACCTGGAGATACTTCCCCAGCCTCCGCTGGATCGAACTCGGGAGATGCCCTGGCCGGCCTTTGCCCGAACCTTGAAAAGCGACTACGGCCATGAGGAGGCTTCGGCCACCTTCGGAGATGATCCGCGACTCTTTTCCCGCAGAACGCTTCGTTTTGTAGGGGATAAAATTGGCCGCCTTCGCGGTGTTGAGACGATCCAGGTCCGATGGGAGAAGGAGCCTGGTGAAACTCCCCGGCCAGTGGATCTGGCCGGCACGGAAGAGGTTCATCCCGCCGATATGGTTCTTCTGGCGCTGGGGTTTGTGGGTCCCGAGGAATATCTTGTGGGGGATTTTCCCCTGGATCGGGACGGTCGAGGGAACTTTCAGGCCGAAGAGGGGCATTTTCTCTCCTCGAAGCCTGGAATTTTTGTGGCAGGGGATGCACGACGGGGGCAAAGTCTGGTAGTGTGGGCTATCAAGGAAGGGCGCGGTGCCGCTCGGGAAATAGACCGGTATCTCATGGGGTTCTCGGAGTTACCCTAG
- the gltB gene encoding glutamate synthase large subunit yields MEQTIRPGTQGLYNPEYEHDSCGVGFVAHLAGAPRSDILPLARDVLVRMTHRGAVGAEENTGDGAGVLTALPQEFLRAVLREELSLSIPDPGQYALGMIFLPPSEEERQACQDSLAWIAREEGFPLLGWRDLPRDNSMIGPSARASEPMMVQMFLGAPAGMDQESFERKLYVLRKKATRTLRGSSFDQDNHFYIASLSSRTMVYKGMLTPEQLFRYYRDLQDPRFLTPFAMVHSRFSTNTFPSWDRAQPLRCMSHNGEINTLRGNVNKMRARQGVLRSDLFGDGLEGMLPVFEPDLSDSGSFDNLLELLLRSGRELPEAVMMMVPEAWQGDRLMSDERRALYEFMSAQMEPWDGPASIVFTDGTVLGAVLDRNGLRPSRYCVTDEGLVVMASEAGTVGLDPARVVKKGRLQPGRMFLVDFSRQRIVDDEEIKRGYARKHPYRTWIDEQKLTLEMIPDGDPSGRSRSSGSGQSGDADSPDVPTLLREFGYTREHLELILKVMAETGKEPLGSMGNDTPLAVLSERPRLVCEYFKQLFAQVTNPPIDSIREEIVMSLGSFIGPEGNLLAQEAEAVHRLWLDQPILSEEEMEKISSLDHRGWRSLQLDCTYSLEESPSSEDVRLSDPEQVMNREGQLLEAALASLAEQAESAINQGVSLIILSDRNISSGRVPVPVLLATGAVHHHLVRVGKRARVGLVVESGEPREVHHVCTLLGYGADAIHPYLAYQAITHMQARGEIESGLSREELFHSYRSALEKGMRKVFGKMGISTLESYKGAQIFEILGLSREVVERCFEGTASRIAGAGFAQLARESLLRHRMAFPLRPPLIGSGYLEGGDYKWRAGGEVHLWGPQAIADLQQAVRFNDRQAFSRFSSRQNEESAARATLRGLLSFHDGGPPIPLEEVEPVEAIMRRFVTGAMSYGSISAEAHEALAVAMNRIGGKSNTGEGGEDPARFHPLPGGDSKRSAIKQVASGRFGVTIEYLANSDEIQIKMAQGAKPGEGGELPGHKVFDRIAATRHSTPGVGLISPPPHHDIYSIEDLAQLIFDLKNANEAARISVKLVSEVGVGTVAAGVAKAHADHILVSGHDGGTGASPLTGIKNAGVPWELGLAETHQTLVMNDLRSRVVLQVDGQIKTGRDVVIAALLGAEEMGFATSALISLGCVMMRKCEKNTCPVGIATQNEKLREKFQGKPEDVVAMMQFIAQETREIMARLGFRRFDEMVGRRDLLRMSSGRKNWKSAGVDLSDLLAPLAVSPEHSGVICCQPQNHGLEDILDRAILAQVEPLLDPAGGSGPGEPISLEFALENTDRSVGTFLSNQIVTRLAPQGLEPDSIHIRLRGSAGQSFGAWLARGVTLELEGEANDYVGKGLSGGRVIVYPPRESAFAAEENVIVGNVAFYGATSGEAFVRGLAAERFCVRNSGAWVVVEGLGDHGLEYMTGGRALVLGEVGKNFAAGMSGGVAWVWDPLKMLPQLINPEMVELSPLDRFDEEELLPLLRRHQGYTGSVRARQLLDDWPLARERFVRVISPAYRGVMETLRERSSGDLRLPGISQGNSPKADQKEEVLHG; encoded by the coding sequence ATGGAACAAACTATTCGTCCCGGAACCCAGGGTCTCTACAACCCTGAGTATGAGCACGATTCCTGCGGGGTCGGCTTTGTGGCTCATCTGGCCGGAGCCCCCCGGTCTGATATATTGCCCCTGGCCCGGGATGTTCTGGTTCGAATGACCCACAGAGGTGCTGTGGGAGCCGAAGAGAACACCGGCGACGGAGCAGGGGTTCTTACGGCCCTGCCTCAGGAGTTTCTGCGGGCCGTTCTTCGGGAAGAGCTCTCGTTGAGTATCCCTGATCCGGGGCAGTACGCCCTGGGGATGATCTTTCTTCCTCCCTCGGAAGAGGAGCGTCAGGCGTGCCAGGATTCTCTCGCCTGGATTGCCCGGGAAGAAGGGTTCCCGCTCCTGGGCTGGCGCGATCTTCCCCGGGATAACAGTATGATCGGTCCTTCGGCCCGGGCATCGGAGCCGATGATGGTCCAGATGTTTTTGGGTGCCCCCGCAGGTATGGATCAAGAGTCTTTCGAGCGAAAGCTCTATGTCCTGAGGAAGAAGGCAACCCGGACCTTGCGCGGCAGTTCCTTCGACCAGGACAACCACTTTTATATTGCCAGTCTCAGTTCCCGCACCATGGTGTACAAGGGTATGCTCACGCCGGAGCAACTATTCCGCTACTATCGGGATCTGCAGGACCCGCGATTTCTCACACCTTTCGCGATGGTCCACAGTCGGTTCTCGACCAATACTTTTCCCAGCTGGGATCGGGCTCAGCCTCTGCGTTGCATGAGTCACAACGGTGAGATAAACACCCTTCGCGGAAACGTGAACAAGATGCGGGCTCGCCAGGGAGTTCTCAGGAGCGATCTCTTTGGCGATGGTCTTGAGGGAATGCTTCCGGTCTTTGAACCGGACCTCTCCGATTCGGGAAGCTTCGACAATCTTCTGGAGCTGCTTCTGCGCAGCGGGCGGGAGTTGCCCGAGGCAGTTATGATGATGGTTCCCGAGGCCTGGCAGGGTGATCGCCTGATGAGCGATGAGCGGCGTGCGCTCTACGAGTTCATGAGCGCCCAGATGGAACCCTGGGATGGTCCGGCCTCGATTGTGTTCACCGACGGTACAGTTCTGGGGGCGGTGCTGGACCGAAACGGCCTGCGGCCGAGTCGCTACTGCGTTACCGACGAGGGGCTGGTGGTTATGGCCAGCGAGGCCGGAACGGTAGGGCTCGATCCCGCGAGGGTGGTGAAGAAGGGAAGGCTTCAGCCCGGCCGGATGTTTCTGGTGGATTTTTCCCGTCAACGTATTGTCGACGACGAGGAAATAAAGCGTGGGTACGCCCGGAAGCATCCCTACAGGACCTGGATTGACGAGCAAAAACTGACTCTGGAGATGATTCCCGACGGTGACCCTTCCGGGCGTTCCCGGTCATCCGGGAGTGGGCAGTCAGGCGACGCAGATTCTCCCGATGTGCCCACGCTTTTGCGAGAGTTTGGGTATACCCGGGAGCATCTTGAGCTGATCCTCAAGGTTATGGCCGAGACAGGCAAGGAGCCTCTGGGGTCCATGGGGAACGATACGCCCCTGGCTGTTCTCTCGGAACGTCCTCGTCTTGTCTGTGAATACTTCAAGCAACTCTTTGCCCAGGTCACCAACCCTCCCATCGATTCCATCCGGGAAGAGATCGTCATGAGCCTGGGATCGTTCATAGGTCCCGAGGGAAACCTTCTGGCGCAAGAGGCCGAGGCTGTTCACCGGCTGTGGTTGGATCAGCCGATCCTCTCGGAGGAAGAGATGGAGAAAATATCCAGCCTTGATCACAGGGGATGGCGCTCTCTCCAGCTTGACTGCACCTATTCTCTGGAGGAATCTCCTTCCAGTGAAGACGTCAGGCTCAGTGATCCCGAACAGGTCATGAACAGGGAAGGGCAGCTTCTGGAAGCTGCCCTGGCGTCTCTGGCAGAACAGGCAGAGTCGGCAATCAATCAGGGAGTGAGCCTGATTATTCTCTCGGACAGGAATATCTCCTCCGGTCGGGTTCCTGTGCCGGTTCTCCTGGCTACAGGAGCGGTTCACCATCATCTGGTTCGCGTTGGGAAGAGGGCCAGGGTTGGATTGGTGGTAGAGAGTGGCGAGCCTCGGGAGGTGCACCATGTTTGCACCCTTTTGGGGTACGGTGCCGACGCAATTCATCCCTACCTGGCCTACCAGGCGATCACGCATATGCAGGCCCGGGGAGAGATAGAATCCGGTCTGTCCCGGGAAGAGCTTTTTCATTCCTATCGATCGGCCCTGGAAAAGGGCATGAGGAAGGTCTTCGGAAAAATGGGAATAAGCACCCTGGAGTCCTACAAAGGAGCCCAGATTTTCGAAATTCTGGGGCTCTCACGGGAAGTAGTGGAGCGGTGCTTTGAAGGAACAGCCAGCCGCATAGCCGGTGCAGGCTTCGCCCAGCTTGCTCGGGAGTCCCTCTTGCGTCATCGGATGGCTTTTCCCCTGAGGCCTCCCCTGATCGGTTCTGGCTATCTGGAAGGTGGCGACTATAAGTGGCGTGCCGGAGGCGAGGTGCATCTCTGGGGTCCTCAGGCGATAGCCGATCTCCAGCAGGCGGTGCGGTTTAATGATCGCCAGGCCTTCTCCCGCTTCAGCTCCCGCCAGAACGAGGAGTCCGCTGCCCGGGCTACCCTGCGGGGCCTCTTGTCGTTTCACGATGGGGGACCACCCATTCCTCTGGAAGAGGTAGAGCCCGTGGAAGCAATCATGAGGCGTTTTGTTACGGGGGCCATGAGTTACGGTTCGATCAGCGCCGAGGCTCATGAGGCTTTGGCCGTGGCCATGAACCGGATTGGGGGAAAATCGAATACTGGCGAGGGGGGGGAAGATCCTGCCCGGTTTCACCCCCTTCCGGGAGGGGACAGCAAGCGTTCGGCTATCAAACAGGTCGCTTCGGGGCGCTTCGGAGTGACTATCGAATATCTTGCCAACTCCGACGAGATTCAGATCAAGATGGCCCAGGGAGCAAAGCCGGGCGAGGGGGGGGAGCTGCCGGGTCATAAAGTCTTTGACCGGATTGCAGCCACCCGTCACTCAACCCCGGGGGTGGGGCTTATTAGTCCGCCACCGCACCACGACATCTACTCGATAGAGGATCTGGCTCAGCTTATCTTCGATCTGAAAAACGCCAACGAGGCGGCCCGGATCAGTGTGAAGCTTGTGAGCGAGGTAGGGGTCGGAACCGTTGCGGCCGGTGTGGCCAAGGCCCATGCCGATCACATACTCGTCTCTGGCCACGATGGGGGAACCGGGGCGAGTCCGCTCACGGGGATCAAGAACGCCGGGGTCCCCTGGGAACTGGGGTTGGCCGAGACGCACCAGACTCTGGTGATGAACGATCTGCGAAGCCGTGTGGTGCTCCAGGTTGACGGCCAGATCAAGACGGGGCGTGATGTGGTGATCGCCGCGCTTTTGGGGGCCGAGGAGATGGGGTTTGCCACAAGCGCTCTGATCAGTTTGGGCTGTGTCATGATGCGAAAGTGCGAAAAAAACACCTGTCCCGTGGGAATAGCCACACAAAACGAAAAACTCCGGGAGAAGTTCCAGGGAAAGCCCGAAGATGTGGTGGCGATGATGCAGTTCATCGCCCAGGAGACTCGAGAGATCATGGCACGCTTGGGGTTTCGGCGTTTCGACGAGATGGTGGGCAGGAGAGATCTCCTGCGAATGAGTTCGGGCAGGAAAAACTGGAAGAGCGCCGGTGTTGATCTTTCGGACTTGCTGGCGCCACTGGCTGTTTCCCCGGAGCATTCCGGTGTGATCTGTTGCCAGCCCCAGAACCATGGCCTGGAAGATATCCTGGACCGGGCAATCCTTGCCCAGGTGGAGCCGTTGCTCGATCCGGCCGGCGGCTCGGGTCCCGGGGAACCGATATCTCTGGAGTTCGCCTTGGAAAATACCGACCGATCGGTGGGGACCTTTCTGAGTAACCAGATAGTCACTCGTCTGGCGCCGCAGGGGCTGGAGCCGGACTCAATTCATATCCGTCTCCGGGGAAGCGCCGGGCAGAGTTTCGGTGCCTGGCTGGCTCGGGGTGTCACCCTGGAGCTTGAGGGCGAGGCCAACGATTACGTGGGAAAGGGCCTTTCGGGAGGGCGGGTGATCGTCTATCCGCCCCGGGAGTCTGCCTTTGCAGCCGAGGAGAACGTGATCGTGGGAAATGTGGCCTTCTATGGAGCGACCTCGGGAGAGGCTTTTGTGCGAGGCCTGGCGGCGGAACGATTTTGCGTGCGGAACTCCGGGGCCTGGGTTGTTGTTGAAGGTCTGGGCGATCATGGTCTGGAGTATATGACCGGGGGACGTGCTCTCGTTCTGGGAGAGGTGGGGAAAAACTTTGCCGCCGGCATGAGCGGTGGGGTAGCCTGGGTTTGGGATCCCCTGAAGATGTTGCCCCAGCTGATCAATCCGGAGATGGTTGAGCTTTCCCCTCTGGACCGGTTTGACGAGGAAGAATTGCTTCCGCTCCTGCGTCGTCACCAGGGGTACACCGGAAGTGTTCGTGCCCGGCAACTTCTGGATGACTGGCCTCTGGCACGGGAGCGTTTTGTCCGGGTAATCTCGCCGGCCTATCGGGGAGTAATGGAAACCCTTCGGGAGCGGAGCTCTGGTGATCTTCGCCTTCCTGGCATCAGCCAGGGAAACTCTCCGAAGGCTGATCAGAAAGAGGAGGTCCTTCATGGGTAA
- the argS gene encoding arginine--tRNA ligase, translating to MKHYWSTWKGIVAGAVQEAFPDADPQQVEQALSVETPPDTGKGDIAFPMFPFAKVLRANPQAIAQAVAMEVEKAQVGRDIPGGRAEALGPYVNIFLDRPSVGAQVVNDVLSSLGAYGNSDALEGQRITIEFSCPNTNKPLHLGHLRNDALGESVARLLRAAGATVRRVNLINDRGIHICKSMLAYQEFGEGATPESEGKKSDHFVGDYYVRYAQWEKKDPSVEERARELLQAWEKGDSQVHELWLAMNRWAIEGIEKTYERTGISFDQVYYESETYTQGRDEILRGLEKGLFSRDEKGTVWVDLTDIGLDKKVLLRADGTSLYLTQDIGTAIQRQQDWSFDQLVYVVASEQRYHFQVLFEVLRRLGYPWAENLHHLAYGMVNLPEGKMKSREGTVVDADDLIDELASLALEEIRKKGRDEDQEDSLRRAEAIALGALHYYLLQTGPVKDMIFNPQESLAFTGNTGPYLQYVGARVSSMLRKEAAPPQVEPPRELVEEEWQLLHRIAGYPQVVAEAAQGFNPSLLAGYLYETAKTFSRFYHDHPIAVAEDPQVRTFRLGLSRSVMQVMQHGLGLLNIPFLEVM from the coding sequence ATGAAACACTATTGGAGTACTTGGAAAGGGATCGTTGCCGGGGCAGTACAAGAGGCTTTCCCCGATGCCGACCCGCAACAGGTGGAGCAGGCTCTCTCGGTGGAGACTCCTCCCGATACCGGGAAAGGGGATATCGCCTTCCCCATGTTTCCCTTTGCAAAAGTTCTGCGTGCCAACCCCCAGGCGATCGCCCAGGCCGTGGCGATGGAAGTGGAAAAGGCTCAGGTCGGCAGGGACATCCCCGGTGGACGCGCCGAAGCGCTGGGTCCCTACGTGAACATCTTTCTGGACCGGCCTTCGGTTGGCGCCCAGGTGGTGAACGATGTGTTGAGTTCCCTCGGAGCCTACGGTAACAGCGATGCTCTGGAAGGGCAGCGAATAACCATCGAGTTCTCCTGTCCCAATACCAACAAGCCCCTGCACTTGGGCCATCTGCGAAACGACGCTTTGGGTGAGAGCGTGGCGCGTCTTTTACGGGCTGCCGGTGCCACGGTTCGCCGGGTCAACCTGATCAATGATCGGGGCATTCACATTTGCAAGTCCATGTTGGCCTACCAGGAGTTCGGAGAGGGCGCGACCCCGGAGTCGGAAGGAAAGAAATCCGATCATTTCGTGGGCGATTACTACGTCCGCTACGCCCAGTGGGAGAAGAAGGACCCTTCCGTCGAAGAACGGGCCCGGGAGCTCCTCCAGGCCTGGGAAAAAGGCGATAGCCAGGTTCATGAACTGTGGCTTGCCATGAACCGCTGGGCCATCGAGGGGATAGAAAAAACCTACGAACGCACGGGGATTTCCTTCGACCAGGTCTATTACGAGAGCGAGACTTACACCCAGGGACGGGACGAAATTCTGCGTGGCCTGGAGAAAGGACTCTTCTCGCGCGACGAAAAGGGTACTGTCTGGGTTGACCTGACCGATATCGGGTTGGATAAAAAAGTCCTCCTCCGGGCTGACGGGACGTCGTTATACCTGACCCAGGATATTGGTACCGCCATTCAGCGGCAACAGGACTGGTCCTTCGATCAGCTGGTCTACGTGGTCGCCAGCGAACAGCGCTATCACTTTCAGGTTCTTTTTGAGGTTCTTCGTCGTCTGGGGTATCCCTGGGCAGAAAATCTGCACCATCTGGCCTACGGCATGGTGAACCTTCCCGAGGGAAAAATGAAGTCCCGCGAGGGAACAGTGGTGGATGCCGACGATTTGATCGACGAACTGGCCTCGCTGGCTCTGGAAGAGATCCGAAAAAAAGGCCGCGACGAAGACCAGGAGGATTCCCTCCGCCGGGCCGAAGCGATCGCTCTGGGTGCGCTTCACTATTACCTGCTCCAAACGGGGCCTGTGAAGGATATGATCTTCAATCCCCAGGAATCGCTTGCTTTTACGGGTAATACCGGCCCCTACCTGCAGTACGTTGGGGCTCGCGTGTCCAGTATGCTTCGCAAGGAGGCGGCTCCCCCCCAGGTTGAGCCGCCTCGGGAGCTGGTAGAGGAGGAGTGGCAGTTGCTTCACCGGATCGCCGGGTATCCCCAGGTGGTGGCCGAAGCTGCCCAGGGTTTCAACCCCTCGCTTCTGGCAGGGTATCTCTACGAGACGGCAAAGACCTTCTCCCGTTTCTATCACGATCATCCCATCGCGGTGGCCGAGGACCCTCAGGTGCGGACGTTTCGTCTGGGTCTGTCCCGCTCGGTGATGCAGGTAATGCAGCACGGCCTGGGGCTTCTGAACATCCCGTTTCTGGAAGTGATGTAG
- a CDS encoding DUF5312 family protein, whose translation MAQTKAGNSVFDRLARSISREERESVLASIRQSLEQDLAPLVSEEIDTPPPLEEQIKSLGLWGKIKLFFLQIFTSETREAIITGWVLAGLRQQVQKIAGDALDARRGIFLGGFADSLEALQLTLHRATPYLDAAATRREELVFHLAADQFPVINGKLLKRTSEEYLSQQEEQNERTLKHDLTRYLEDRIADIPSKSSARIRRALSQADDLVRIGSFPFHSVLGSFSGSAETGDRQCPFDYITHSIERLASDVSSLSDPLEPLALENMVLLSCDQIALDTPEALQKELEAGLAILATVIRGLREFADHYPLVLLVRLIREDPWWNPPDAEYSGNDWLSIYRGKLEERIRRETLRVSLHRQVQDQVLLLEEVVDDRVTRIKGLPDGSDGLFLGHWHLALAGQTFASSLWRNTMSPLRQILNGADFYKSSNRAQFNDTFNEYEKIPDDLAGLEALVMPGGDWGQVLHSDEPLSRRREMADRVDREIEMIITSLQTTLEMMKNLLGGILYSRPGSSYDTIANYGQIGGRRNAELIDELKEIHSALQRLVGVIGEIGALEKRASENDMFLRPAL comes from the coding sequence ATGGCACAGACGAAAGCTGGCAACAGTGTTTTTGATCGCTTGGCACGGTCCATCTCCCGCGAGGAGCGGGAGAGCGTTCTCGCCTCGATCCGGCAATCCCTGGAACAGGATCTTGCTCCTCTGGTTAGTGAGGAGATTGATACGCCGCCACCTCTGGAGGAGCAGATAAAATCCCTTGGCCTGTGGGGGAAGATAAAACTCTTTTTTCTGCAGATTTTTACCAGTGAGACCCGAGAAGCAATAATCACAGGGTGGGTTCTGGCGGGTTTGCGACAGCAAGTACAAAAAATCGCTGGCGATGCCCTGGATGCACGGCGGGGCATTTTCCTTGGAGGATTCGCCGATTCTCTGGAGGCTTTGCAGCTCACTCTGCATCGGGCCACCCCGTATCTTGACGCGGCGGCGACGCGGCGGGAGGAGCTGGTCTTTCACCTTGCCGCAGATCAGTTTCCTGTGATCAACGGAAAACTGTTGAAGCGCACCTCCGAAGAGTATCTGAGCCAGCAGGAAGAGCAAAACGAACGAACGCTGAAACATGATCTCACCCGTTACCTGGAGGACCGCATTGCTGATATTCCCTCCAAAAGTAGCGCTCGCATTCGCCGGGCCCTCTCCCAGGCCGATGATCTTGTCCGGATCGGTTCCTTTCCTTTTCACAGCGTTCTCGGCTCTTTTTCCGGTTCCGCCGAGACGGGGGACCGGCAGTGTCCCTTCGATTATATAACCCACTCCATTGAGCGTCTTGCCAGTGATGTGTCTTCTCTCTCGGATCCGCTGGAGCCCCTGGCTCTGGAGAACATGGTGCTTCTTTCCTGCGACCAGATTGCTCTTGATACACCCGAGGCGTTGCAGAAAGAGCTCGAGGCGGGGCTGGCAATTCTTGCGACGGTAATCCGCGGGCTCCGGGAGTTTGCCGATCACTACCCGCTGGTGCTTCTGGTACGGTTGATCCGGGAGGATCCCTGGTGGAATCCACCCGATGCCGAGTACAGCGGGAACGATTGGCTTTCAATATATCGGGGAAAACTCGAAGAGCGTATTCGCCGGGAGACCTTGAGAGTTTCCCTGCACCGTCAGGTCCAGGATCAGGTTCTGCTTCTGGAAGAAGTTGTCGATGATCGTGTCACACGGATCAAGGGGCTTCCCGATGGCAGCGATGGGCTTTTTCTTGGGCACTGGCATCTGGCTTTGGCCGGGCAGACCTTTGCGTCCAGCCTCTGGCGCAATACCATGTCTCCTCTTCGCCAGATTCTGAACGGAGCAGACTTTTACAAGAGCTCAAATCGTGCCCAGTTCAATGACACCTTCAATGAGTACGAAAAAATCCCCGATGATCTGGCTGGTCTGGAGGCTCTTGTCATGCCTGGCGGGGACTGGGGGCAGGTGCTCCACAGCGATGAGCCGCTTTCGCGGCGTCGCGAGATGGCCGACCGGGTGGATCGGGAGATCGAGATGATCATCACCAGCCTTCAGACGACCCTGGAGATGATGAAAAACCTTTTGGGAGGAATCCTCTACTCCCGGCCAGGGAGCTCCTACGATACCATCGCAAACTACGGACAGATTGGAGGGCGGCGAAACGCCGAGCTTATTGACGAGCTGAAGGAGATTCATTCCGCCCTGCAGCGTCTGGTGGGAGTTATCGGAGAGATCGGTGCTCTGGAAAAACGGGCCTCGGAAAACGATATGTTCCTGCGTCCCGCTCTCTAG
- a CDS encoding 2-isopropylmalate synthase: MEKIQIFDTTLRDGEQSPGASMDVEQKLEIALQLEQLGVDVIESGFPVSSPEQFRACKLISENVKNSTIAALARSTEKDIDAAADSIGKAARSRIHTFVSTSPIHREFKLKKTPQEVIEMTRKAVRYARNRCAEVEFSPEDATRTELDFLCKVLEVAIEEGATILNIPDTVGYTVPDEYAQLITTIRNRVPNIDKAILSVHCHNDLGLAVANTISALNAGARQAEVTINGIGERAGNAALEEVVMALNVRKDILGLETGINTRQLYTTSRMLSTMIGFPIPRNKAIVGENAFAHESGIHQHGMLSHRETYEIMTPQSVGRDTTRIVLGRHSGMHGFRKRLAELNIIINEEELKRAYEAFLKVADRKKEIFDEDLFTIVSEQFGTTTGSLVLEYLQFHSGNTSVPTATVRIKDQQEIYEEASTGDGPVDAAFRAIERALDITATLIEYNVQAVTPGKQAMGETSVIIEIDGRRATGRGSSTDIVEASAKAFVNAISRYRLLQEVVHP, translated from the coding sequence ATGGAAAAGATTCAGATTTTTGACACAACCCTGCGGGATGGCGAGCAATCACCCGGCGCGTCCATGGATGTGGAGCAGAAACTCGAGATAGCCCTGCAACTGGAGCAGCTGGGTGTTGACGTCATCGAGTCGGGTTTTCCCGTCTCTTCGCCGGAGCAGTTCCGGGCGTGCAAACTGATCTCGGAGAACGTAAAGAACAGCACTATTGCCGCCCTGGCCCGGAGTACCGAAAAGGATATCGACGCCGCAGCCGACTCGATTGGCAAGGCTGCCCGCTCCCGAATTCACACCTTTGTCTCGACATCACCCATCCACAGGGAGTTCAAACTGAAAAAAACTCCCCAGGAGGTTATCGAGATGACCCGCAAAGCCGTGCGCTACGCCCGAAATCGCTGCGCCGAGGTCGAGTTCTCGCCGGAGGACGCCACGCGCACCGAACTGGATTTCCTGTGCAAGGTTCTGGAGGTGGCCATTGAAGAGGGGGCAACTATCCTGAACATCCCCGACACCGTGGGGTATACCGTTCCCGACGAATACGCACAACTGATCACAACTATCCGAAACCGCGTGCCCAACATCGACAAGGCAATCCTGAGCGTCCACTGCCACAACGACCTTGGTCTCGCTGTGGCCAACACAATCAGTGCACTGAACGCCGGGGCCCGGCAGGCCGAGGTGACCATCAACGGCATCGGCGAACGGGCAGGAAACGCTGCCCTGGAAGAGGTTGTGATGGCCCTGAACGTTCGCAAGGACATCCTTGGCCTTGAAACGGGAATCAACACGCGCCAGCTCTACACAACCTCGCGAATGCTTTCCACCATGATCGGCTTCCCTATTCCCCGCAACAAGGCGATCGTTGGCGAAAACGCCTTTGCCCACGAATCAGGCATACACCAGCACGGAATGCTCAGCCACCGGGAAACCTACGAGATCATGACCCCCCAATCGGTCGGTCGCGATACAACCAGGATCGTCCTGGGCCGACACTCGGGGATGCACGGCTTCCGCAAACGCCTGGCGGAACTGAACATCATCATCAACGAGGAGGAGCTGAAGCGAGCCTACGAGGCGTTCCTGAAGGTAGCCGACCGAAAGAAGGAGATCTTCGACGAGGATTTGTTTACCATTGTCAGTGAACAGTTCGGCACCACCACAGGCTCTCTGGTTCTGGAGTATTTGCAGTTCCACTCGGGCAACACCTCGGTGCCCACCGCAACGGTGCGCATCAAGGATCAGCAGGAGATCTATGAAGAGGCCTCCACGGGAGACGGGCCTGTAGACGCCGCCTTCCGGGCAATAGAGCGGGCTCTGGATATTACGGCAACGCTCATTGAGTACAACGTTCAGGCTGTCACCCCCGGGAAACAGGCCATGGGAGAAACCTCGGTGATCATCGAGATCGACGGCCGCCGGGCAACGGGACGAGGCTCCAGCACCGACATTGTCGAAGCCAGTGCGAAAGCCTTCGTTAACGCCATCAGCAGATACAGACTACTCCAGGAGGTAGTACACCCATGA